From Arthrobacter sp. FW306-2-2C-D06B, a single genomic window includes:
- a CDS encoding helicase-associated domain-containing protein, giving the protein MSLIRALSKELEARSDDSLRALFAARPDLISPVVPDFAALAARASARVSVQRALERLNKPEMQVLETLHLCTNTDTGHSVSAVGLKKCINGATLAALEPILNKLQELALIHRADPPATVHNPGRQRFYLPVGSLKDVIGIYPAGLGRSYTELVRLQPAFAQRVVHLVAELHQSGANILAATTPMDAALALQRWTSTPENLQHILSEAPVRTRPLLNKFGNWAMGAVPQAQRKASVLHEGRDVGPVDWLLARGLLVPLDAGHVELPHSVGLSLRGGAIVDHFTLKPPVPELGQTSAALRRNAAMGAIAEVLRLVGELLYAVREQPVVTLRSGGVGVRELKRLADSLRLGLSETALILELSALSGLLRLDVDSSTWVQPPSVEWLTLPRQEQWLWLVNAWLASERAPSLVGQTLPGPATTAPRSGSPASSINALSAEAQRPDAPLVRKRILEILEELTLEVEAPDGKAPVLNAEAVMERAEWAQPRMSRRFSSLVRGILHEAELLGLMGSGALTQLGSAIATEQPELALSILGEHLPAAVNHVLLQADLTAVAPGYLAPELSEKLLLIADAEGQGPATIFRFSADSIRRALDSGQDAETILAFLRTHSATDVPQPLRYLIKDIASRHGRLRVASSPSFIQSDDEAAIAELVREPGAASLGLVRIAPTVLTSSASPRETARVLRELGLSPAVQEAETAVVRYKRTTAVAGGVRPVYTAPRIAPPDDDVDAQLAVLRHHRAVHGESTGEAATQLGLETLQRAIRLKQAVIMNVVDGLGNSNTETVVPVSVSGGRVRVFDAARDTERVLSIHRIIDVEPAGDPHK; this is encoded by the coding sequence ATGTCCCTTATTCGCGCGCTCAGCAAGGAACTGGAAGCGCGCAGCGATGATTCGCTGCGGGCCCTGTTTGCCGCGCGGCCGGACCTCATCTCCCCCGTGGTCCCGGACTTCGCTGCGCTCGCGGCGCGGGCAAGTGCCCGGGTCAGCGTGCAGCGCGCCCTGGAACGGCTCAACAAACCGGAGATGCAAGTACTAGAGACGCTCCACTTGTGCACCAACACCGACACTGGCCACAGCGTCTCGGCGGTGGGACTGAAGAAGTGCATCAACGGCGCCACCCTCGCCGCGCTCGAGCCGATCTTGAACAAGCTCCAGGAACTGGCCCTCATCCACCGGGCCGATCCGCCGGCCACGGTGCACAATCCGGGCCGGCAGCGTTTCTACTTGCCGGTGGGCAGCCTCAAGGACGTCATCGGCATCTACCCGGCGGGTCTGGGCCGCAGCTACACCGAGTTGGTCCGGCTGCAACCGGCTTTCGCCCAGCGCGTGGTGCATCTCGTTGCCGAACTCCATCAGAGCGGTGCCAATATACTGGCCGCGACGACGCCCATGGACGCGGCGCTCGCGCTGCAACGTTGGACATCGACGCCGGAGAACCTTCAGCACATCCTGTCCGAGGCACCTGTACGGACACGTCCCCTTTTGAACAAGTTCGGCAACTGGGCCATGGGCGCTGTTCCCCAGGCCCAGCGCAAGGCTTCCGTGCTCCATGAAGGCCGCGACGTCGGTCCCGTGGACTGGCTCTTGGCCCGCGGTTTGCTTGTCCCCTTGGACGCCGGCCACGTTGAGCTCCCACACAGCGTCGGCCTGTCCCTGCGCGGTGGCGCGATCGTGGACCACTTCACGTTGAAGCCTCCCGTACCGGAGCTGGGCCAGACGAGTGCTGCCCTGCGCCGGAATGCCGCCATGGGTGCCATCGCCGAAGTACTCCGTTTGGTGGGTGAACTCCTGTACGCGGTCCGCGAGCAGCCGGTGGTTACCCTGCGCAGCGGAGGGGTGGGCGTGCGTGAACTCAAACGCCTGGCCGACAGCCTCCGCCTGGGGTTGTCCGAGACTGCTCTGATCCTCGAGCTCAGCGCCTTGTCCGGGTTGCTGCGGCTCGATGTGGACAGTTCCACCTGGGTGCAACCGCCATCCGTGGAGTGGCTCACGCTCCCTCGGCAGGAACAGTGGCTCTGGCTGGTCAACGCCTGGCTCGCGAGCGAGCGCGCTCCTTCCCTCGTGGGACAAACCCTCCCCGGGCCTGCCACCACGGCACCCCGATCCGGCTCTCCGGCAAGTTCCATCAACGCCCTGTCCGCCGAGGCTCAACGCCCCGACGCCCCGCTGGTCCGCAAACGGATCCTGGAGATCCTCGAAGAGCTCACCCTCGAAGTAGAAGCACCGGACGGCAAGGCTCCTGTGCTCAACGCCGAAGCCGTCATGGAACGCGCGGAATGGGCCCAGCCCCGGATGTCTCGACGGTTCAGCTCCCTTGTCCGGGGCATCCTGCACGAAGCCGAACTCCTGGGGCTCATGGGCTCCGGCGCCCTGACCCAGCTTGGTTCGGCGATCGCCACCGAACAGCCCGAGCTGGCCCTCAGTATCCTCGGCGAACACCTGCCCGCGGCCGTCAACCATGTCCTGCTCCAAGCCGACCTGACCGCCGTCGCACCGGGGTACCTGGCACCTGAACTGAGCGAAAAACTGCTTTTGATTGCCGATGCTGAAGGCCAAGGCCCGGCCACGATCTTCCGCTTCTCCGCAGATTCGATCCGCCGCGCGCTGGACTCCGGCCAGGACGCGGAAACCATCCTCGCGTTCCTGCGCACCCACTCCGCCACCGATGTTCCCCAACCGCTCCGCTACTTGATCAAGGACATCGCCTCCAGGCACGGCCGGCTGCGGGTCGCCAGCAGCCCCAGTTTCATCCAAAGCGACGACGAGGCCGCCATCGCCGAGCTCGTCCGGGAGCCGGGGGCCGCAAGCCTGGGGCTTGTCCGGATCGCCCCCACAGTACTGACCTCCAGCGCGAGCCCCCGCGAAACCGCGAGGGTGCTGCGCGAGCTGGGACTCTCGCCCGCCGTGCAGGAGGCCGAGACCGCCGTCGTGCGCTATAAGAGGACGACGGCGGTGGCCGGGGGCGTCCGCCCCGTTTACACCGCGCCCCGGATTGCACCGCCGGACGACGACGTCGACGCCCAGCTCGCGGTGCTGAGGCACCATCGCGCCGTCCATGGCGAATCGACCGGCGAGGCGGCAACGCAACTGGGACTCGAAACCCTGCAGAGGGCCATCCGGTTGAAGCAAGCGGTCATCATGAACGTGGTGGACGGCTTGGGGAATTCCAATACCGAAACTGTTGTTCCGGTATCGGTGTCGGGAGGACGCGTCAGGGTGTTCGACGCCGCCAGGGACACCGAGAGAGTCTTGTCCATCCATCGCATCATCGATGTGGAGCCCGCGGGCGATCCGCACAAGTGA
- the serC gene encoding phosphoserine transaminase, which translates to MSDNSITIPADLLPKDGRFGAGPSKVRPEQIEALSAASTTILGTSHRQAPVKNLVGSVREGLSQFFRAPEGYEVILGVGGSTAFWDVASFGLVDKKAQHLSFGEFGSKFASATNKAPFLEASSIIKSEPGTRPVSQAEAGVDVYAWPQNETSTGVAAPVKRVQGSDDGALVLVDATSAAGGLDVDVAEADVYYFAPQKNFASDGGLWLGLFSPAALERAARIKASGRWIPDFLDLQTAIDNSKLNQTYNTPSLSTLVTLDAQVQWLNKNGGLDFASGRTADSAGRIYDWAEASEYATPFVANAEDRSNVIATIDFDDSIDAAAIAKVLRANGIVDTEPYRKLGRNQLRIATFVAIEPDDVTALLASIDFVVGELKK; encoded by the coding sequence GTGAGCGACAACAGCATCACTATCCCCGCCGATTTGCTGCCCAAGGACGGCCGCTTCGGCGCCGGGCCCTCCAAGGTCCGCCCGGAGCAGATCGAGGCCCTCTCCGCCGCCTCGACGACGATCCTCGGCACCTCCCACCGCCAGGCACCCGTCAAGAACCTGGTGGGCTCCGTCCGCGAGGGACTGAGCCAGTTCTTCCGTGCACCCGAGGGCTACGAGGTGATCCTCGGCGTCGGAGGCTCCACCGCGTTCTGGGACGTCGCCAGCTTCGGCCTGGTCGATAAGAAGGCCCAGCACCTCTCCTTCGGTGAGTTCGGTTCCAAGTTCGCTTCGGCAACCAACAAGGCACCTTTCCTTGAAGCATCGTCCATCATCAAGTCCGAGCCTGGTACCCGGCCGGTGTCCCAGGCCGAAGCAGGCGTGGACGTCTACGCATGGCCGCAGAACGAAACGTCGACGGGCGTGGCCGCGCCGGTCAAGCGGGTTCAAGGCAGCGACGACGGTGCGCTGGTCCTGGTGGATGCGACGTCCGCAGCCGGCGGCCTGGATGTCGATGTTGCCGAAGCTGACGTCTACTACTTCGCCCCGCAAAAGAACTTTGCGTCCGACGGCGGCCTGTGGCTCGGCCTCTTCTCCCCCGCCGCACTGGAGCGCGCCGCCCGCATCAAGGCAAGCGGACGCTGGATCCCCGATTTCCTCGATCTGCAGACGGCTATCGACAACTCGAAGCTCAACCAGACCTACAACACGCCGTCCCTGTCCACCTTGGTGACGTTGGACGCCCAGGTCCAGTGGCTGAACAAGAATGGCGGCCTGGACTTCGCTTCCGGACGCACCGCGGACTCCGCAGGCCGGATCTACGACTGGGCAGAGGCCTCCGAGTACGCCACCCCGTTCGTCGCGAACGCCGAGGACCGCTCCAATGTCATTGCCACGATCGATTTCGACGACTCGATCGATGCCGCAGCCATCGCCAAGGTGCTGCGCGCCAACGGGATCGTGGACACGGAGCCGTACCGCAAGCTGGGCCGCAACCAACTGCGCATCGCCACCTTCGTTGCCATCGAGCCGGACGACGTCACTGCATTGCTCGCCAGCATCGACTTCGTGGTGGGCGAACTGAAGAAGTAA
- a CDS encoding DNA repair helicase XPB, protein MSDGPLIVQSDKTILLEVDHELATEARHAIAAFAELERAPEHVHSYRLTPLGLWNARAAGLDAEKVLDTLLRYSRFPVPHSLLIDIEETMSRYGRLRLEKDPQHGLVMRTTDYPVLEEVIRAKKIAPLLGPRIDGETVVVHSSQRGQLKQLLLKLGWPAEDLAGYVDGTPHLIALNEDGWHLRPYQKLATENFWAGGSGVVVLPCGAGKTLVGAAAMATSSTTTLILVTNTVAARQWKDELLKRTSLTEEEIGEYSGAVKEVRPVTIATYQVLTTKRGGLYPHLELVDGHDWGLIIYDEVHLLPAPIFRMTADLQARRRLGLTATLVREDGREGEVFSLIGPKRYDAPWKDIEAQGYIAPADCVEVRVDLPRDERVAYAMAEDADKYRLCATSETKTHLVEQLVALHQGEQLLVIGQYIDQLDEIGERLDAPVIKGDTTVKVRQKLFDAFRAGDIKTLVVSKVANFSIDLPEASVAIQVSGSFGSRQEEAQRLGRLLRPKQDGRAARFYSLVARDTLDQDFAAKRQRFLAEQGYAYRIMDAKDVPAG, encoded by the coding sequence GTGAGCGACGGTCCACTGATCGTACAGAGCGACAAAACCATCCTGCTGGAAGTCGACCACGAGCTCGCTACCGAGGCACGGCATGCGATTGCGGCGTTCGCCGAGCTGGAGCGCGCCCCTGAACACGTCCATAGCTACCGGCTCACCCCACTGGGCCTGTGGAATGCGCGCGCCGCAGGCCTGGACGCCGAAAAAGTCCTCGACACGCTCTTGCGCTACTCCCGCTTCCCGGTGCCGCACTCGTTGCTGATCGACATCGAAGAGACGATGTCCCGCTACGGCCGGTTGCGCCTGGAAAAGGATCCGCAGCACGGATTGGTCATGCGCACCACCGACTACCCCGTACTCGAGGAAGTCATCCGGGCCAAGAAAATCGCCCCCTTGCTGGGGCCAAGGATCGACGGCGAAACCGTGGTGGTGCACTCCTCCCAGCGGGGACAGCTCAAGCAATTGCTGCTCAAGCTCGGATGGCCGGCCGAGGACCTCGCCGGCTACGTTGACGGCACTCCGCATCTGATCGCCCTGAACGAGGACGGCTGGCACCTGCGGCCATACCAGAAGCTCGCCACGGAGAACTTCTGGGCGGGCGGCAGCGGCGTCGTGGTGCTGCCCTGTGGCGCGGGCAAGACCTTGGTGGGGGCTGCAGCCATGGCTACCAGCTCCACCACCACGCTGATCCTGGTGACCAACACGGTCGCCGCCCGGCAATGGAAGGACGAACTCCTCAAACGCACATCGCTGACGGAGGAGGAGATCGGCGAGTATTCGGGTGCGGTCAAGGAAGTCCGGCCCGTCACGATCGCCACCTACCAGGTCCTGACCACGAAACGCGGGGGGCTTTACCCACACCTGGAGCTCGTGGACGGGCACGACTGGGGACTCATCATCTACGATGAGGTCCATCTCCTGCCGGCTCCGATCTTCCGGATGACGGCGGACCTGCAGGCGCGGCGTCGCCTGGGACTCACTGCGACACTTGTGCGTGAGGATGGTCGTGAGGGTGAGGTCTTCAGTTTGATCGGCCCCAAGCGCTACGACGCACCGTGGAAAGATATCGAAGCCCAGGGCTACATTGCGCCGGCGGACTGCGTGGAGGTCCGGGTGGACCTGCCCCGGGACGAGCGCGTGGCCTACGCGATGGCTGAGGATGCGGACAAGTACCGGCTCTGCGCGACGTCGGAGACCAAGACCCACTTGGTGGAGCAGCTCGTGGCCCTGCACCAGGGCGAGCAGCTGCTGGTGATCGGCCAGTACATCGACCAGTTGGATGAGATCGGCGAGCGTTTGGACGCTCCGGTGATCAAGGGCGATACCACGGTGAAGGTGCGGCAGAAGCTGTTCGATGCCTTCCGCGCCGGTGACATCAAGACCCTCGTGGTGTCCAAAGTGGCCAACTTCTCGATCGACCTGCCCGAGGCATCCGTGGCGATCCAGGTATCGGGATCTTTCGGTTCCCGCCAGGAAGAAGCACAACGCTTGGGGCGTTTGCTTCGCCCCAAGCAGGACGGCCGTGCGGCACGCTTCTATTCCTTGGTGGCCAGGGACACCCTCGACCAGGATTTTGCAGCCAAACGGCAGCGCTTCCTCGCCGAACAGGGGTACGCCTACCGGATCATGGACGCCAAGGACGTACCCGCCGGGTAG
- a CDS encoding LysR family transcriptional regulator ArgP — MARFSSEQLHTFAAVLAEGTLDAAARSLNITPSAVSQRLKALEQASGRVLLQRSNPVQATESGHVVLRLARQLAQLEADAELELGLPGESPMVSVPIVVNADSLSVWFLKALTRIPAELNAVFDLHRDDEQYSTSMLRAGTVMAAVTATPEPVQGCRVEPLGSMRYRAVTTPEFRARWAPDGVDVASLRAAPAVDFDRKDEYQHRFLELLGGAGRGMEVAGPRHYVPSSQEFAEAIRLGLGWGLLPEPQCGREIADGDLVELAPAQPLDVPLYWQRWRTPSRILDAVTEAVRSTAAEVLRRA; from the coding sequence ATGGCCAGATTCTCGTCCGAACAGCTGCACACCTTCGCCGCCGTGCTCGCGGAAGGTACGCTCGACGCCGCTGCCCGATCACTGAATATCACGCCGTCGGCGGTCTCCCAACGCCTCAAGGCGCTTGAACAAGCATCCGGCAGGGTATTGCTGCAGCGCAGCAATCCGGTCCAGGCCACGGAGTCGGGACATGTTGTGCTCAGGCTGGCGCGACAGCTCGCCCAGTTGGAGGCCGACGCCGAACTGGAACTGGGCCTGCCGGGCGAATCGCCGATGGTCTCGGTTCCGATCGTGGTCAACGCGGATTCCTTGTCCGTCTGGTTCCTCAAGGCCCTTACCAGGATCCCGGCGGAGCTGAACGCCGTCTTCGATCTTCACCGGGACGACGAGCAGTATTCAACGTCCATGCTGCGCGCCGGGACGGTGATGGCCGCCGTGACCGCGACTCCCGAGCCGGTGCAGGGCTGCCGGGTGGAGCCGCTGGGGAGCATGCGGTACCGTGCCGTCACCACTCCGGAATTCAGGGCGCGGTGGGCTCCCGACGGCGTCGATGTCGCCTCGCTGCGCGCGGCTCCGGCCGTGGACTTCGACCGCAAGGATGAGTACCAGCACCGTTTCCTGGAACTCCTGGGTGGTGCTGGGCGTGGGATGGAGGTGGCAGGCCCGCGCCACTATGTTCCGTCCAGCCAGGAGTTTGCCGAGGCCATCCGCTTGGGGCTCGGGTGGGGACTGCTGCCTGAACCTCAATGCGGCCGGGAGATAGCCGATGGAGACTTGGTGGAACTCGCGCCCGCGCAGCCCTTGGACGTGCCTTTGTACTGGCAACGGTGGCGGACACCGTCGCGTATCCTGGACGCCGTGACTGAGGCGGTCCGGAGCACCGCCGCGGAAGTGCTGCGCAGGGCCTAA
- a CDS encoding metal-dependent transcriptional regulator, which produces MTDLIDTTEMYLRTILELEEENIVALRARIAERLRHSGPTVSQTIGRMERDGLVIVSNDRHLELTETGRKRATEVMRKHRLAERLLADVIGLDWAYVHDEACRWEHVMSERVERRLYELLDHPTESPYGNPIPGLEALGGVASHAFTDGVVNLLDAMNEYSPENRVTVSRLAEPIQVEPELLVQLDEGGIRPGARVSLERVGEYISVRVPDIDGALELPPEVASHVFVTIS; this is translated from the coding sequence ATGACGGATCTGATCGATACCACTGAGATGTATCTTCGGACCATTTTGGAGCTTGAAGAAGAGAACATCGTGGCTCTTCGCGCACGCATCGCCGAGCGCTTGCGGCACTCCGGCCCCACCGTTTCCCAGACGATCGGACGCATGGAGCGCGACGGTCTGGTGATTGTGTCCAACGACAGGCACCTTGAGCTGACTGAAACGGGCCGGAAACGCGCCACCGAGGTCATGCGCAAGCACCGGCTCGCCGAACGGCTCCTGGCAGATGTGATTGGACTGGACTGGGCCTACGTCCACGATGAAGCATGCCGCTGGGAGCATGTCATGAGTGAGCGCGTGGAACGGCGGCTCTATGAACTGCTGGACCACCCCACGGAATCGCCTTACGGCAACCCCATTCCCGGACTCGAAGCGCTGGGGGGAGTCGCGTCCCACGCCTTTACGGATGGCGTGGTCAATCTTCTTGACGCGATGAACGAATACTCACCTGAAAACAGGGTCACCGTCAGTCGACTGGCTGAACCGATCCAGGTGGAGCCCGAACTTCTGGTGCAGCTGGACGAGGGCGGAATCCGCCCCGGCGCCAGGGTCTCCCTGGAGCGCGTGGGGGAGTACATCTCCGTTCGGGTGCCCGATATCGACGGCGCGCTGGAGCTGCCGCCTGAGGTTGCGTCGCACGTGTTTGTCACGATCTCCTAG
- a CDS encoding MFS transporter: MSTFKSLGVLNYRIWFIGALISNVGTWMQRTAQDWLVFAHLSDHDAGAMGVTLALQLGPQLFLAPWAGLLADRYSRRRLLVMTQSAMAVLSTGLGLLVLSGAAQLWHVYVFALLLGVVSALDAPVRQTFVSELVKDDYLSNAVALNSASFNVARMIGPAVAGALTVAVGPGWVFMINTLTFLAMLGAIRAIPLASLRVQPRAAAGKGRIREGLRYVRNRPDIVVVLVAIFIMGTFGLNFVLFIAAMVGTEFGMDAGAFGLLNSVMAIGSVAGALLSARRGRPRMRLIFAAAGGFGLASGLAALAPNYTMFALALIPCGLFALTMITSANGYVQSTTEPVMRGRVMALYMAIFMGGTPIGAPFVGWVSNVAGPRWAVGVAAVAGASTAVVGIVWIIRARQLRLRFDSSARGMRFFRIESQGAGPAHAFKRDNAVKEASAARDPLPDDADPS, from the coding sequence ATGTCCACTTTCAAATCGCTGGGTGTCCTTAACTACCGCATTTGGTTCATTGGTGCCCTCATTTCCAATGTCGGCACGTGGATGCAGCGGACGGCCCAGGACTGGCTGGTCTTCGCCCATCTGAGCGACCATGATGCCGGTGCGATGGGCGTGACCTTGGCCCTGCAACTGGGTCCGCAGCTTTTCCTGGCCCCGTGGGCCGGACTGCTTGCCGACCGCTACAGCCGGCGCAGGCTCCTGGTCATGACCCAATCGGCCATGGCGGTGCTGAGCACTGGCTTGGGACTCCTGGTCCTGAGCGGTGCAGCGCAGTTGTGGCATGTCTACGTGTTCGCGCTCTTGCTTGGCGTCGTCTCGGCACTCGACGCCCCTGTTCGCCAGACGTTCGTGTCCGAGCTGGTCAAGGACGACTATCTTTCCAACGCCGTGGCGTTAAACAGCGCATCCTTCAACGTTGCCCGCATGATCGGTCCCGCCGTGGCCGGCGCGCTGACGGTCGCGGTGGGGCCGGGCTGGGTATTCATGATCAATACCCTGACCTTCCTCGCAATGCTTGGCGCGATCCGGGCCATCCCCCTCGCCTCCTTACGCGTCCAACCCCGGGCCGCCGCTGGCAAGGGCCGCATCCGTGAGGGGCTTCGCTATGTCCGCAACCGCCCGGACATCGTGGTTGTCCTCGTCGCGATTTTCATCATGGGCACGTTCGGACTGAACTTCGTCCTCTTCATCGCGGCCATGGTCGGCACGGAGTTCGGCATGGACGCGGGGGCATTCGGGCTGCTCAACTCGGTCATGGCGATCGGCTCCGTCGCAGGAGCATTGCTTTCCGCCCGGCGCGGGAGGCCACGGATGCGACTCATCTTCGCGGCGGCGGGCGGATTCGGCCTTGCGAGCGGACTGGCTGCCCTGGCGCCGAACTACACCATGTTCGCCTTGGCGCTGATTCCTTGCGGACTGTTTGCCCTGACCATGATCACGAGCGCCAACGGCTACGTGCAGTCCACCACGGAACCTGTCATGCGCGGCAGGGTCATGGCACTCTACATGGCCATCTTCATGGGTGGGACGCCCATCGGCGCACCGTTCGTCGGCTGGGTGTCCAACGTGGCCGGACCCCGATGGGCGGTGGGAGTCGCCGCCGTCGCGGGCGCCAGCACCGCCGTCGTCGGCATCGTGTGGATCATCCGGGCCCGCCAGCTGCGGCTCCGTTTCGATAGCAGCGCCCGCGGGATGCGGTTTTTCCGCATTGAGTCCCAAGGCGCCGGTCCAGCCCATGCCTTTAAAAGGGACAATGCGGTTAAAGAGGCCAGCGCCGCCCGGGATCCCCTCCCGGACGACGCCGACCCGTCCTGA
- a CDS encoding LysE/ArgO family amino acid transporter — protein MNSPDFFHAAGLGLGTGLALIVAIGAQNAFVLRQGIRGEHIGAIVAVCAVSDAVLIAAGVLGTGALLTAAPAAVVVLRYVGAAFLVTYGVMAARRILKPQALVSAEPGPSGSGRSGLAAALATVMALTWLNPHVYLDTVLLLGSVANAQGPGLQWWFGAGAMLGSILWFCSLGFGAKLLRGFFARPASWRILDGGIAVTMVGLGAGLALGS, from the coding sequence ATGAACTCCCCCGATTTCTTCCACGCTGCCGGCTTGGGCCTCGGCACAGGCCTGGCCCTCATTGTTGCCATTGGCGCCCAAAATGCCTTCGTCCTCCGGCAGGGAATCCGCGGCGAACATATCGGAGCAATCGTTGCAGTGTGCGCCGTCTCGGACGCCGTGCTCATCGCGGCCGGGGTACTCGGCACAGGCGCCCTACTCACCGCGGCGCCTGCCGCCGTCGTCGTTCTCCGCTATGTCGGGGCGGCATTCCTGGTGACGTACGGCGTGATGGCGGCACGGCGGATCCTCAAACCGCAAGCACTCGTGTCTGCGGAGCCCGGGCCTTCGGGTTCCGGTCGAAGCGGACTGGCGGCAGCGCTGGCAACTGTCATGGCACTGACGTGGCTCAACCCCCATGTCTACCTGGACACTGTCTTGCTCCTGGGATCCGTGGCGAACGCGCAAGGGCCCGGGCTGCAGTGGTGGTTCGGCGCCGGAGCCATGCTGGGCAGCATTCTCTGGTTCTGTTCACTCGGGTTCGGGGCGAAATTGTTGCGCGGCTTCTTTGCGCGGCCGGCGTCCTGGCGGATCCTCGACGGAGGGATTGCCGTCACCATGGTGGGACTCGGCGCCGGGCTCGCTCTCGGGAGTTAA
- a CDS encoding response regulator transcription factor, which translates to MKKNGPEAKLLVVDDEPNIRELLSTSLRFAGFEVVAASNGREALAAADLHAPDLAVLDVMLPDMDGFTVTRRLRAAGKHFPVLFLTAKDDTEDKVTGLTVGGDDYVTKPFSLDEVVARIRAVLRRTQPMEDDDAVIRVDDLELDDDAHEVRRGGTIIELSPTEFKLLRYLMLNPNRVLSKAQILDHVWEYDFNGDASIVESYISYLRRKVDIDPDATALIQTKRGVGYVLRTAEKR; encoded by the coding sequence ATGAAAAAGAACGGCCCCGAAGCCAAGCTCCTCGTCGTCGACGACGAACCCAACATCCGTGAGCTGCTCTCCACCTCGCTGCGTTTTGCTGGCTTCGAGGTCGTTGCGGCGTCGAACGGCCGCGAAGCGCTCGCTGCCGCCGATCTTCACGCCCCGGACCTCGCTGTCCTGGATGTCATGCTCCCTGATATGGATGGGTTCACTGTCACCCGCCGGCTCCGTGCCGCCGGAAAGCACTTCCCTGTCCTGTTCCTGACGGCCAAGGACGACACGGAAGACAAGGTCACGGGCCTGACCGTGGGCGGCGACGACTACGTCACCAAGCCCTTCAGCCTTGATGAAGTGGTGGCCCGGATCCGCGCGGTGCTTCGCCGCACGCAGCCGATGGAAGACGACGACGCCGTCATCCGCGTCGATGACCTTGAGCTCGACGACGACGCGCACGAGGTCCGCCGCGGCGGCACCATCATCGAGCTGTCGCCCACCGAGTTCAAGCTGCTCCGCTACCTCATGCTGAACCCCAACCGGGTGCTTTCCAAGGCGCAGATCCTGGACCACGTCTGGGAATACGACTTCAACGGCGACGCCTCGATCGTGGAGTCCTACATCTCCTATCTCAGGCGCAAAGTGGACATTGACCCGGATGCCACTGCCTTGATCCAGACCAAACGCGGCGTCGGTTACGTACTGCGGACGGCCGAGAAGCGCTGA
- a CDS encoding DUF3027 domain-containing protein — translation MTSTAKPRTGLPVWRVGKPDAFLAAAVDVARNAVETIAKPAEIGPHIAARSEGERVVTHLFESRLAGYGGWQWYAVVTRNSRSKVVTVSELGLLPSEDSILAPEWVPWAKRVRPEDEAIAAEEFAEEAGFPVDSDDDGDPSGEDVAASGDGQENDDADDIEAD, via the coding sequence ATGACATCAACGGCGAAACCCCGCACCGGCCTTCCTGTGTGGCGCGTCGGCAAGCCGGACGCTTTCCTGGCGGCCGCCGTCGACGTCGCCCGCAACGCGGTGGAGACCATTGCCAAGCCGGCCGAAATCGGACCGCACATTGCCGCGCGCTCCGAGGGCGAACGCGTGGTCACGCACTTGTTCGAATCGCGGCTTGCCGGCTACGGCGGGTGGCAGTGGTACGCCGTCGTGACCCGCAACTCGCGCTCCAAGGTGGTCACGGTCAGCGAACTTGGCCTGCTGCCGTCGGAGGACTCCATCCTCGCTCCTGAATGGGTGCCTTGGGCAAAGCGCGTCCGTCCGGAGGACGAGGCTATCGCCGCCGAAGAGTTCGCGGAGGAAGCCGGCTTCCCCGTTGACTCGGATGACGACGGCGACCCCTCCGGTGAGGACGTCGCCGCCTCCGGTGACGGACAAGAGAACGACGACGCCGACGACATCGAGGCCGACTAG
- a CDS encoding cold-shock protein has translation MPTGKVKWYDKEKGFGFLAAEDGQEVFLPKSALPEGVADLKAGTRVEFGVADGRRGAQALGLRVLDKLPSIAKAKRMNARELAPVVQDLVSVLDNLSGTLSAGKYPEGAKGKAIAAALRKVADELEA, from the coding sequence GTGCCCACCGGCAAGGTCAAGTGGTATGACAAGGAAAAAGGCTTCGGATTCCTCGCAGCAGAGGACGGCCAGGAAGTATTTCTGCCCAAATCCGCACTGCCTGAAGGCGTCGCGGATCTCAAGGCGGGCACCCGGGTTGAGTTCGGCGTCGCCGACGGTCGCCGCGGCGCCCAGGCGCTGGGCCTGCGCGTGCTGGACAAGTTGCCATCCATCGCCAAAGCCAAGCGCATGAACGCCCGCGAGCTCGCTCCGGTAGTCCAGGACCTCGTCTCTGTCCTGGACAACCTCTCTGGCACGTTGTCCGCCGGCAAGTACCCTGAAGGCGCCAAGGGCAAGGCCATCGCCGCAGCCCTGCGCAAGGTTGCCGACGAGCTGGAAGCCTAA